One region of Flavobacterium sp. GSB-24 genomic DNA includes:
- a CDS encoding type I restriction enzyme HsdR N-terminal domain-containing protein, which produces MLKLNFPAYTFRFKNSENKVSIFDEIRKKFIILTPEEWVRQHVVHFLMYEKKYPKSLINVEKVLTVNGLRKRYDVVVFNSDGTIHILVECKAPEVKISQATFDQIARYNMTMQARFLNVTNGLSHFYCQMDFENEKYEFLRNLPDYKENH; this is translated from the coding sequence ATGTTAAAACTTAATTTCCCTGCTTACACTTTCCGATTCAAAAATAGCGAAAATAAAGTGTCTATTTTTGATGAAATCAGGAAAAAATTTATAATTCTCACGCCAGAAGAATGGGTTCGCCAGCACGTTGTGCATTTTTTAATGTACGAAAAAAAGTATCCCAAATCACTTATAAATGTAGAGAAAGTTTTAACCGTCAACGGATTACGAAAGCGCTATGATGTTGTGGTTTTCAATTCAGATGGTACTATACATATATTAGTAGAATGTAAAGCACCAGAAGTTAAAATCTCTCAGGCAACTTTTGACCAAATTGCCCGTTATAATATGACGATGCAGGCACGGTTTTTGAATGTCACAAACGGACTAAGCCATTTTTATTGTCAAATGGATTTTGAAAACGAAAAATATGAGTTTTTGAGAAACCTGCCTGATTATAAAGAAAACCATTAA
- the holA gene encoding DNA polymerase III subunit delta, whose protein sequence is MDEVVKIVNDIKAGNIKPIYFLMGEEPYYIDKLSEYIEQNVLAEEEKGFNQTVLYGRDVSIDDIVSTAKRYPMMADRQVVIVKEAQDLSRTIDKIESYVENPMETTVLVFCYKYKTLDKRKKVTKLLAQKGVVYESKKLYENQVGDWIKRVLAGKKYTIDPKANAMLVEFLGTDLSKINNELEKLRIILPQGTMIMPEHIEENIGFSKDYNVFELRKAIGERNQLRAYKIAENFAHNPKEYPLVMTTGLVFGFFIQLLKYHGLKDKNPKNVAAAIGVNPYFLKEYDLAVKNYPMRKVSQIVGALRDIDIKSKGVGANALSQSDLLKEMLYKIFN, encoded by the coding sequence ATGGACGAAGTAGTAAAAATCGTTAACGATATAAAAGCCGGAAATATTAAACCAATTTATTTTTTAATGGGTGAAGAGCCTTATTATATAGATAAATTGTCTGAATATATTGAGCAGAATGTTTTGGCTGAAGAAGAGAAAGGCTTTAATCAGACAGTTTTGTACGGAAGAGATGTTTCTATTGATGATATTGTTTCAACAGCTAAACGCTATCCTATGATGGCTGATCGTCAGGTTGTTATTGTGAAAGAGGCTCAGGATTTGTCTCGTACAATAGATAAAATAGAATCTTATGTAGAGAATCCGATGGAAACTACAGTGTTGGTTTTCTGTTATAAATATAAAACACTCGATAAACGTAAAAAAGTCACTAAACTTTTAGCACAAAAAGGTGTCGTTTACGAAAGTAAAAAATTATACGAAAATCAAGTAGGCGACTGGATCAAGCGTGTTTTGGCGGGTAAAAAATATACGATTGATCCTAAAGCTAATGCGATGCTTGTGGAGTTTTTAGGAACCGATTTAAGTAAAATTAATAATGAACTCGAAAAACTCCGGATCATTTTGCCGCAGGGAACTATGATTATGCCTGAGCATATTGAAGAAAATATTGGTTTCAGTAAAGACTATAATGTTTTTGAACTTCGAAAAGCAATTGGAGAACGCAATCAGCTAAGAGCATATAAGATAGCAGAAAATTTTGCTCATAACCCTAAAGAATATCCTTTGGTTATGACGACAGGATTGGTATTCGGCTTTTTTATACAGCTTCTAAAATATCACGGACTGAAAGATAAAAATCCAAAAAATGTGGCTGCCGCAATTGGAGTAAATCCATATTTCTTGAAAGAATATGATTTAGCTGTAAAAAATTATCCAATGCGAAAAGTTAGCCAGATCGTTGGCGCTTTACGAGATATTGATATTAAAAGTAAAGGTGTGGGAGCCAACGCTTTATCACAATCCGATTTGCTGAAAGAAATGCTGTATAAAATATTTAATTAA
- a CDS encoding CAL67264 family membrane protein: MNKNTVLGWATFIMVLMGLLLIGLGVFRYSEVSGWGFAAVGVGFLANAWVFNALKGRV; encoded by the coding sequence ATGAATAAAAATACCGTTTTAGGATGGGCTACTTTTATAATGGTACTTATGGGATTGTTACTTATAGGTCTTGGTGTTTTTAGATACAGTGAAGTATCAGGCTGGGGATTTGCTGCTGTTGGGGTTGGATTTTTGGCTAATGCATGGGTATTCAATGCTTTAAAAGGTAGAGTTTAA
- the ettA gene encoding energy-dependent translational throttle protein EttA: MSDDKKVIFSMQKLSKTYQGADKPVLKNIYLSFFYGAKIGILGLNGSGKSSLLKIIAGVDKNYQGDVVFQPGYTVGYLEQEPILDDSKTVIEIVREGAAETMAVLEEYNQINDLFGLEENYSDPDKMDKLMDRQAALQDKIDALGAWEIDTKLEIAMDALRTPEGDTPIKNLSGGERRRVALCRLLLQQPDVLLLDEPTNHLDAESVLWLEQHLAQYSGTVIAVTHDRYFLDNVAGWILELDRGEGIPWKGNYSSWLDQKSNRMAQEEKVASKRRKTLERELEWVRQGAKGRQTKQKARLQNYDKLLNEDQKQLDENLEIYIPNGPRLGTNVIEAKNVAKAFGDKLLYDNLNFTLPQAGIVGIIGPNGAGKSTIFKMIMGEQATDSGEFSVGETVKIAYVDQSHSNIDPNKSIWENFADGQELIMMGGKQVNSRAYLSRFNFGGGEQNKKVSMLSGGERNRLHLAMTLKEEGNVLLLDEPTNDLDVNTLRALEEGLENFAGCAVIISHDRWFLDRICTHILAFEGDSEVYFFEGSFSDYEENKKKRLGGDLTPKRLKYRKLIR, translated from the coding sequence ATGTCAGACGATAAGAAAGTAATTTTCTCAATGCAGAAATTGAGTAAAACCTATCAGGGAGCAGATAAACCTGTTCTTAAAAATATTTACTTGAGTTTCTTTTACGGAGCAAAAATTGGTATTTTAGGACTTAACGGTTCTGGAAAATCTTCACTTTTAAAGATTATTGCTGGAGTAGACAAGAACTATCAAGGAGATGTGGTTTTTCAGCCAGGTTATACTGTTGGGTATTTAGAGCAAGAACCAATTCTTGATGATTCTAAAACAGTTATTGAAATTGTTCGTGAAGGAGCAGCTGAAACTATGGCAGTTTTAGAAGAGTACAATCAGATAAACGATTTATTCGGTCTTGAAGAGAATTATTCAGATCCAGATAAAATGGATAAATTGATGGACCGTCAAGCAGCATTGCAAGATAAAATTGATGCTCTTGGGGCTTGGGAAATTGATACGAAATTAGAAATTGCAATGGATGCATTGCGTACTCCAGAAGGAGATACGCCTATTAAAAACCTTTCAGGAGGTGAGCGTCGTCGTGTAGCTTTATGCCGTTTGTTATTGCAGCAGCCGGATGTATTGTTATTAGATGAGCCTACTAACCACCTTGATGCTGAGTCAGTTCTTTGGTTAGAGCAGCATTTAGCACAATACTCAGGAACTGTTATTGCTGTAACGCACGACCGTTATTTCTTAGATAATGTTGCTGGATGGATTTTAGAGTTGGATAGAGGAGAAGGTATTCCGTGGAAAGGAAATTATTCTTCTTGGTTAGACCAAAAATCAAACCGTATGGCTCAGGAAGAAAAAGTGGCTTCTAAACGTAGAAAAACTTTAGAGCGTGAGTTGGAGTGGGTTCGCCAAGGAGCAAAAGGTCGTCAGACCAAACAAAAAGCTCGTTTACAGAACTACGACAAATTATTAAACGAAGATCAAAAACAACTAGATGAAAATCTAGAAATTTATATCCCGAACGGTCCGCGTTTAGGGACAAATGTTATTGAAGCGAAAAATGTTGCTAAAGCTTTTGGTGATAAATTATTGTATGATAATTTAAACTTTACGTTGCCACAAGCAGGTATTGTTGGAATTATCGGACCAAACGGTGCTGGTAAATCTACCATTTTCAAAATGATTATGGGAGAGCAAGCTACAGACAGCGGAGAATTTTCAGTTGGTGAAACTGTAAAAATTGCTTATGTAGATCAGTCTCACTCTAATATCGATCCGAACAAATCGATCTGGGAGAATTTCGCAGATGGTCAGGAATTGATTATGATGGGAGGAAAGCAAGTTAATTCTAGAGCTTACTTATCTCGTTTCAACTTTGGTGGCGGCGAGCAAAACAAAAAAGTGTCAATGCTTTCAGGTGGAGAACGTAACCGTTTGCATTTGGCAATGACATTGAAAGAAGAAGGAAACGTACTTTTACTGGATGAGCCTACGAATGATCTTGATGTGAATACACTTCGTGCACTTGAAGAAGGTTTGGAGAATTTTGCAGGTTGTGCCGTAATTATTTCTCACGACAGATGGTTCTTAGATAGAATTTGTACACACATTTTAGCTTTCGAAGGAGACTCTGAAGTTTACTTTTTCGAAGGAAGTTTCTCTGATTATGAAGAAAACAAAAAGAAACGTCTTGGCGGTGACTTAACTCCAAAACGTTTGAAATACAGAAAATTAATTAGATAA
- a CDS encoding thiol-disulfide oxidoreductase DCC family protein, with the protein MEDLPMNKKIILFDGVCNLCNSAVQFIIKKDKKDIFRFVALQSELGISICKHLGISFSKMDSIILYDPGTAYFYKSSAAIEIGKNFGGFWKLIPIFRIVPIFISDFIYDYIAKNRYNWYGKKESCMIPTPELKSKFL; encoded by the coding sequence ATGGAAGATCTTCCAATGAATAAAAAAATAATCCTTTTTGACGGAGTTTGTAATCTCTGCAATTCTGCTGTACAATTTATTATAAAAAAAGACAAAAAAGATATTTTTAGATTTGTCGCATTGCAGTCAGAATTAGGTATTTCAATTTGTAAACATCTGGGAATTAGTTTTTCAAAAATGGACAGCATTATTTTATACGATCCAGGAACAGCTTATTTTTATAAATCTTCGGCAGCAATTGAAATAGGAAAAAACTTTGGTGGTTTTTGGAAATTAATTCCGATTTTTAGAATTGTTCCAATTTTTATAAGCGATTTCATTTACGACTACATTGCCAAAAACCGATACAATTGGTATGGCAAAAAAGAAAGCTGCATGATTCCTACTCCAGAATTGAAATCGAAATTTCTTTAA
- a CDS encoding DNA mismatch repair protein MutS has product MISITEKTLQDLQFPTVLETISDGCNTDIGKEKALQIKPFRDKEELMQSLMQTSEYVSSFQNNNAIPNHGFDAITHEIKFLAIEDSFLEVGSFRKIANLSATTNVLLSFLKKFDDYYPNLNARASRVELTKDIITAIDAIVDKYGEIKDNASPALLSIRQNMNLVRGKVNQSFGVALTQYNGLGYLDDIKESFVQNRRVLAVLAMYRRKVKGSILGSSKTGSIAYIEPEATLKYSRELANLEYEEKEEITRILKNLSNVIRPYLPLLIEYQDFLSDIDVVAGKAKYANRINGILPAITEERRLFFREAYHPILYLNNKQKKEVTHPQTIELKQENRIIVISGPNAGGKTISLKTVGLLQLMLQSGILIPVHERSETFLFDRILTDIGDNQSIENHLSTYSYRLKNMNYFLKKCNKKTMFLIDEFGTGSDPELGGALAEIFLEEFYHREAFGIITTHYSNLKILANELPYATNANMMFDEKSLEPMYKLALGQAGSSFTFEVAQKNGIPFGLINRAKKKIEVGKVRFDKTIATLQKERSKLEKTSLNLKEEETRAREESKKMENINTRIQQKLESYQELYDSNQKIIYIGQKIDDIAEKYFNNKNKKELIGEFLKIVEIENSKRKKATPKETKAKVEKQKEIIAEVQVKVEEIRKEKKEKKLKPVVEKPRPILKVGDRVRMMDGRSVGSIDSIEKNKATVNYGIFTSKVSLDELELVEAVKK; this is encoded by the coding sequence ATGATCAGTATTACCGAAAAAACATTACAAGACTTACAATTTCCAACAGTACTCGAAACCATTTCAGATGGATGCAACACCGATATTGGAAAGGAAAAGGCTTTACAAATAAAACCATTTAGAGATAAAGAAGAATTGATGCAGTCCTTGATGCAGACATCAGAATATGTATCTTCTTTTCAAAATAATAACGCGATTCCTAATCACGGATTCGATGCTATAACTCATGAAATTAAGTTTTTAGCAATTGAAGATAGTTTCTTGGAAGTTGGCAGTTTTAGAAAAATTGCCAATCTTTCTGCAACTACAAATGTCTTATTGAGTTTCCTTAAGAAATTTGATGACTATTATCCAAATCTTAACGCAAGAGCTTCTCGGGTAGAATTGACAAAAGACATTATTACGGCAATTGATGCAATTGTCGATAAATATGGAGAAATTAAAGATAATGCTTCGCCGGCTTTATTGAGCATTCGCCAAAATATGAATTTGGTACGCGGAAAAGTAAACCAAAGTTTTGGTGTGGCACTTACACAATATAACGGTTTAGGATATTTGGATGATATTAAGGAAAGCTTTGTACAAAACCGCAGGGTTTTGGCAGTGTTAGCAATGTATCGTCGTAAAGTAAAAGGTTCTATTTTAGGAAGTTCTAAAACGGGAAGCATCGCTTACATCGAACCAGAAGCTACTCTAAAATATTCAAGAGAGTTAGCAAATTTAGAATATGAAGAGAAGGAAGAAATTACTAGAATTTTAAAAAATCTGTCAAACGTAATTCGCCCTTACTTACCATTACTAATTGAATATCAAGACTTTTTAAGTGATATTGATGTTGTTGCTGGAAAAGCAAAATATGCCAATCGCATCAACGGAATCTTGCCCGCAATTACAGAAGAAAGAAGATTATTTTTTAGAGAAGCCTATCATCCGATTTTGTATTTGAATAACAAACAAAAAAAAGAAGTTACGCACCCACAGACAATTGAGCTTAAACAAGAAAATAGAATTATTGTAATTTCTGGACCAAATGCTGGAGGGAAAACTATTTCCTTGAAAACTGTTGGTTTATTACAATTGATGCTGCAATCTGGCATTTTAATTCCAGTTCACGAAAGAAGCGAAACTTTTTTATTTGATAGAATTTTAACCGACATTGGAGACAACCAATCTATTGAAAATCACCTAAGTACTTACAGTTACAGATTAAAAAACATGAATTATTTCTTGAAGAAATGCAACAAGAAAACCATGTTTTTAATTGACGAATTTGGTACAGGTTCTGATCCTGAATTGGGAGGCGCTTTGGCTGAAATTTTCTTGGAAGAATTTTATCATCGAGAAGCATTTGGAATTATAACAACACACTACTCCAATTTGAAAATTTTGGCAAACGAATTACCCTATGCCACAAATGCCAATATGATGTTCGACGAAAAGTCTTTAGAACCAATGTACAAATTGGCGTTAGGTCAGGCAGGAAGCTCGTTTACATTTGAAGTTGCACAAAAAAATGGAATTCCGTTTGGATTGATCAATCGTGCGAAAAAGAAAATCGAAGTTGGAAAAGTTCGTTTTGATAAAACCATTGCGACTCTTCAAAAAGAAAGGTCAAAGCTTGAAAAAACTTCTTTGAATTTAAAAGAAGAAGAAACTCGTGCACGTGAAGAAAGTAAAAAGATGGAAAACATCAATACTAGAATCCAGCAAAAATTAGAAAGCTATCAAGAATTATACGACAGCAACCAGAAAATTATTTACATTGGACAAAAAATTGATGACATTGCTGAAAAATATTTCAACAACAAAAATAAAAAAGAACTTATTGGCGAATTTTTAAAAATCGTTGAAATTGAAAATTCAAAACGAAAAAAAGCAACTCCAAAAGAAACCAAAGCAAAAGTTGAAAAACAAAAAGAAATTATTGCTGAAGTTCAGGTAAAAGTTGAGGAAATTCGAAAAGAGAAAAAAGAGAAAAAATTAAAACCTGTTGTAGAAAAACCAAGACCAATTTTAAAAGTGGGCGACCGAGTACGAATGATGGATGGAAGATCTGTTGGAAGTATCGATTCTATCGAAAAAAATAAAGCAACAGTTAACTATGGAATTTTTACTTCTAAAGTCAGCTTAGACGAATTGGAGTTAGTTGAGGCTGTTAAAAAATAA
- a CDS encoding uracil-DNA glycosylase, with amino-acid sequence MDVKMHSSWKPVLNEEFGKPYFKELIEFVKSEYATKVCYPKGSQIFSAFDHCHFDEVKVVIIGQDPYHGPNQANGLCFSVNDGIPFPPSLYNIFREIESDLNKPLPKTGNLERWADQGVFLLNATLTVRQSEAGSHQGKGWEKFTDAVIKQISAGKENVVFLLWGGFAQKKAALIDASKHHILKSGHPSPLSANRGFWFGNKHFSQTNDFLKSKGLKEIEW; translated from the coding sequence ATGGACGTAAAAATGCATTCTTCTTGGAAACCAGTTTTGAATGAAGAATTCGGAAAACCATATTTCAAAGAATTAATTGAATTTGTAAAATCAGAATACGCAACAAAAGTTTGTTATCCAAAAGGCAGTCAGATTTTTTCAGCTTTTGACCATTGTCATTTTGATGAAGTGAAAGTTGTTATAATCGGTCAGGATCCTTATCACGGTCCAAACCAGGCAAATGGTTTGTGTTTTTCTGTCAACGATGGAATTCCGTTTCCACCTTCTTTATATAATATTTTTAGAGAAATCGAAAGTGATTTAAATAAACCTTTACCAAAAACTGGGAATTTGGAGCGCTGGGCAGATCAAGGTGTTTTTCTTTTAAATGCCACATTAACAGTGAGACAATCTGAAGCAGGAAGTCATCAGGGAAAAGGATGGGAAAAATTTACCGATGCTGTAATCAAACAGATTTCTGCGGGAAAAGAAAATGTAGTATTCTTGCTTTGGGGCGGTTTTGCTCAAAAGAAAGCTGCGTTAATTGACGCTTCCAAACATCATATCTTAAAATCAGGGCATCCTTCACCGTTAAGTGCAAATAGAGGATTTTGGTTTGGAAATAAACATTTTAGCCAGACAAATGATTTCTTGAAATCGAAAGGATTGAAAGAAATTGAGTGGTAA
- a CDS encoding DUF4258 domain-containing protein → MKFVHRFAYYLIGLIMGCFFVALVFSGKDTRCNYFPNARVLNNLRTKPFQYSDKAIQTLNEKWVDTADIKNTLTYGDVDFDQSNVPFNKGKLYIIEGKTVKNQEIILKVTNYENKAVLEEIIKK, encoded by the coding sequence ATGAAGTTCGTACACCGTTTTGCATATTATCTAATCGGCCTAATTATGGGCTGTTTTTTTGTAGCTCTTGTTTTTAGTGGAAAAGATACTCGCTGCAATTATTTTCCAAATGCCCGAGTTCTTAATAATCTTCGAACAAAACCTTTTCAATATTCAGATAAAGCAATTCAGACTTTAAATGAAAAATGGGTTGACACTGCAGACATTAAAAACACATTGACTTACGGAGATGTTGATTTTGACCAAAGTAATGTTCCGTTCAATAAAGGTAAACTTTATATCATTGAAGGTAAAACAGTTAAAAATCAAGAAATTATTCTAAAAGTTACAAACTACGAAAACAAAGCTGTTTTAGAAGAAATTATCAAAAAATAA